DNA sequence from the Glycine soja cultivar W05 chromosome 18, ASM419377v2, whole genome shotgun sequence genome:
tattgatttctttggGTTGGTTTTGTAGATAGTTGATGGCTTATAGGTgctacaaaaataattgatttaaataagttgaatatatttttttgcaacTATTTTAGTCTTTTCTATCCGGAACTTAAACATTGATCCGTCCCTCACACCTTGAGGAACAAGAATCAAAATCCATATTGAGAGATATGTCAGTTCTTCAAACAAGGATGTCTACAAGGggaaaaaatactataaaaccCAAGAGCAGTAAAGAAAGCATAAACAAGTCTAATTCTAAAATTCGATACGAACTTGAACATTGACAGTTTATCTCAGCAACACAAAAGTCCTAAACTAACACATTGGTGTACCATGATACGTTTGCTCAAAGGCAATTCATTGATTTCATTCCATTTCTATTACTATATCTATTCCTAAACTCCAGTGGATCCGAAGCCACCTTCACCTCTGAGAGTAGAATCCAAATCCTGAACCTCAACAACCTCCGGCATCACGATCTGCTGGATTATCATCTGTGCAACCCTGTCACCAACTTTTACTTCAAAATCAGTGTCTGAATGGTTGAACAATATCACCCCTACGGGACCCCTGTAATCCGCATCGATCACGCCCGCTCCCACATCGATCGAGTGCTTCCATGCTAATCCAGATCGCGGTGctgaaaagcaaaacaaaacgGGGAGATTTAAAGTTAGCACTTGGCTGGGAAAGAAAGAAGGGAGGGGAAGAGATTGCAAATTCGAATTCCCCCAAGTCAttctaacaaactaacatttgcACAAAACAcgccaaaaaaattaaaattagggaaaaaagagagaaaaattggaTTTGGGAAGGGAAAGTTAGTTACCGATGCGAGCGTAGGTTCCTTCGGGGATGGAGATTGAAAGATCGGTGGGGACCAGAGCCTTCCCACGCGCCGGCACGGTGGTCGCGGCGGCGCTGGAGAGGTCGTAGCCGGCGGAGAGAGGGGAGGCCCTAGAAGGCAAAACGGCCTTGTCGGAGAGCTTCTTCACTCGGAAAAAAGTGGCGGAAACGACGCCGTTTGTCTCGGCCATTTCTGTAGCGAGTGGGAATGTAAAGAAACAAACGGAAATAATCAAA
Encoded proteins:
- the LOC114396722 gene encoding deoxyuridine 5'-triphosphate nucleotidohydrolase, translating into MAETNGVVSATFFRVKKLSDKAVLPSRASPLSAGYDLSSAAATTVPARGKALVPTDLSISIPEGTYARIAPRSGLAWKHSIDVGAGVIDADYRGPVGVILFNHSDTDFEVKVGDRVAQMIIQQIVMPEVVEVQDLDSTLRGEGGFGSTGV